A DNA window from Coffea arabica cultivar ET-39 chromosome 6c, Coffea Arabica ET-39 HiFi, whole genome shotgun sequence contains the following coding sequences:
- the LOC113691382 gene encoding uncharacterized protein isoform X3: MDAKNFNSENNSSSKSPSCEGEDEAAAQNSKYRKEFDENSRGGGGDGYEQVNSKTVDNSSIPVVVAQMSNNRASSTPGTLATVGPSDPHCKFEVAVDNEMQRLEPAAELKDQVGMSYQEEFRIIADQAVPDQTQNQQEPPNGPRSSEPSPTSVTQPISSVPSPTLPEQKMSPGDNRNTSHTSEADKKNSFDPKTLSVVSIQKTPSPDGYNWRKYGQKQVKSPQGSRSYYRCTYSECCAKKIECSDDSNRVMEIVYRSHHNHDPPQKVNCTRGSRHSLSVAPANGSDSSVAPIGATADSVPSTSSKDSIQETVSVPDPIQKDSSDSDDNAETNIKQEREDEPEPSKRLKKTVASCSAPLLKPGKKPKIVVHAAGDVGISADGYRWRKYGQKMVKGNPHPRPTCLLVGFISNQ; the protein is encoded by the exons ATGGACGCCAAAAATTTCAATTCTGAAAATAATAGTAGCAGCAAAAGCCCGAGCTGCGAAGGAGAAGATGAAGCAGCGGCTCAGAATTCAAAGTACAGAAaagaatttgatgaaaattctcgaggtggtggtggtgatggtTATGAGCAAGTGAATTCTAAAACTGTTGACAACAGTTCAATTCCAGTAGTAGTAGCTCAGATGAGTAATAACAGAGCTTCGTCCACTCCCGGAACCCTAGCTACCGTCGGCCCGAGTGATCCCCACTGCAAATTCG AGGTGGCGGTGGACAATGAAATGCAACGGTTGGAGCCGGCCGCGGAATTGAAG GATCAAGTTGGCATGTCCTACCAAGAAGAATTCAGAATCATTGCAGATCAAGCTGTTCCAGATCAGACACAGAATCAGCAAGAGCCACCTAATGGTCCACGTTCATCAGAACCATCTCCAACTTCTGTTACTCAGCCAATTTCATCCGTTCCAAGTCCTACTCTTCCAGAACAAAAAATGTCACCTGGAGATAACAGAAACACCTCTCACACATCAGAGGCAGACAAAAAGAATTCATTTGACCCAAAAACTTTATCTGTTGTGTCCATTCAAAAAACACCTTCCCCTGACGGCTACAACTGGCGGAAGTATGGTCAAAAGCAAGTTAAGAGTCCTCAAGGCTCTCGGAGTTATTATAGATGCACGTACTCTGAGTGCTGTGCTAAGAAAATTGAATGTTCTGATGATTCTAATCGTGTTATGGAAATTGTTTATAGAAGTCATCACAATCATGATCCTCCTCAAAAAGTAAATTGCACACGGGGAAGCAGGCATTCATTGTCAGTTGCCCCTGCAAATGGGAGTGACTCTTCGGTTGCTCCAATTGGAGCTACAGCTGATTCAGTTCCATCCACTTCTTCAAAAGACTCTATACAGGAAACAGTTAGTGTACCAGATCCAATACAAAAGGATTCCAGTGATTCAGATGATAATGCTGAAACTAATATTAAGCAGGAGCGAGAAGATGAACCTGAACCAAGCAAAAG ATTGAAGAAAACTGTTGCTAGCTGCTCTGCTCCTCTTTTAAAACCTGGAAAGAAACCAAAAATTGTGGTCCATGCTGCTGGTGATGTGGGAATCTCAGCAGATGGCTACAGGTGGCGGAAGTATGGGCAAAAGATGGTCAAGGGGAATCCTCATCCAAG ACCTACATGTTTATTGGTTggtttcatctcaaatcaatga
- the LOC113691382 gene encoding probable WRKY transcription factor 32 isoform X2 has protein sequence MDAKNFNSENNSSSKSPSCEGEDEAAAQNSKYRKEFDENSRGGGGDGYEQVNSKTVDNSSIPVVVAQMSNNRASSTPGTLATVGPSDPHCKFEVAVDNEMQRLEPAAELKDQVGMSYQEEFRIIADQAVPDQTQNQQEPPNGPRSSEPSPTSVTQPISSVPSPTLPEQKMSPGDNRNTSHTSEADKKNSFDPKTLSVVSIQKTPSPDGYNWRKYGQKQVKSPQGSRSYYRCTYSECCAKKIECSDDSNRVMEIVYRSHHNHDPPQKVNCTRGSRHSLSVAPANGSDSSVAPIGATADSVPSTSSKDSIQETVSVPDPIQKDSSDSDDNAETNIKQEREDEPEPSKRLKKTVASCSAPLLKPGKKPKIVVHAAGDVGISADGYRWRKYGQKMVKGNPHPRCTSAGCPVRKHIERAKDNTNAVIITYKGVHDHDMPVPKKRHGPPSAPLVAAAAPASMSTVQVVKSETIQNQVSATQWSVDKEGGLKGQTLECGGEKNVESARTLLSIGFEIKPC, from the exons ATGGACGCCAAAAATTTCAATTCTGAAAATAATAGTAGCAGCAAAAGCCCGAGCTGCGAAGGAGAAGATGAAGCAGCGGCTCAGAATTCAAAGTACAGAAaagaatttgatgaaaattctcgaggtggtggtggtgatggtTATGAGCAAGTGAATTCTAAAACTGTTGACAACAGTTCAATTCCAGTAGTAGTAGCTCAGATGAGTAATAACAGAGCTTCGTCCACTCCCGGAACCCTAGCTACCGTCGGCCCGAGTGATCCCCACTGCAAATTCG AGGTGGCGGTGGACAATGAAATGCAACGGTTGGAGCCGGCCGCGGAATTGAAG GATCAAGTTGGCATGTCCTACCAAGAAGAATTCAGAATCATTGCAGATCAAGCTGTTCCAGATCAGACACAGAATCAGCAAGAGCCACCTAATGGTCCACGTTCATCAGAACCATCTCCAACTTCTGTTACTCAGCCAATTTCATCCGTTCCAAGTCCTACTCTTCCAGAACAAAAAATGTCACCTGGAGATAACAGAAACACCTCTCACACATCAGAGGCAGACAAAAAGAATTCATTTGACCCAAAAACTTTATCTGTTGTGTCCATTCAAAAAACACCTTCCCCTGACGGCTACAACTGGCGGAAGTATGGTCAAAAGCAAGTTAAGAGTCCTCAAGGCTCTCGGAGTTATTATAGATGCACGTACTCTGAGTGCTGTGCTAAGAAAATTGAATGTTCTGATGATTCTAATCGTGTTATGGAAATTGTTTATAGAAGTCATCACAATCATGATCCTCCTCAAAAAGTAAATTGCACACGGGGAAGCAGGCATTCATTGTCAGTTGCCCCTGCAAATGGGAGTGACTCTTCGGTTGCTCCAATTGGAGCTACAGCTGATTCAGTTCCATCCACTTCTTCAAAAGACTCTATACAGGAAACAGTTAGTGTACCAGATCCAATACAAAAGGATTCCAGTGATTCAGATGATAATGCTGAAACTAATATTAAGCAGGAGCGAGAAGATGAACCTGAACCAAGCAAAAG ATTGAAGAAAACTGTTGCTAGCTGCTCTGCTCCTCTTTTAAAACCTGGAAAGAAACCAAAAATTGTGGTCCATGCTGCTGGTGATGTGGGAATCTCAGCAGATGGCTACAGGTGGCGGAAGTATGGGCAAAAGATGGTCAAGGGGAATCCTCATCCAAG GTGTACTTCAGCAGGATGTCCAGTTCGAAAGCACATTGAGAGGGCCAAAGATAACACAAATGCTGTCATAATAACCTACAAAGGTGTACATGATCATGACATGCCAGTACCAAAGAAACGTCATGGCCCACCTAGTGCTCCActtgttgctgctgctgctcctGCTTCAATGAGCACTGTGCAGGTAGTAAAATCTGAAACCATCCAGAATCAAGTATCTGCCACCCAGTGGTCAGTAGACAAAGAAGGTGGACTGAAAGGTCAGACATTGGAATGTGGAGGTGAGAAGAACGTTGAATCTGCTAGAACTCTGTTAAGTATTGGGTTTGAAATCAAGCCTTGCTGA
- the LOC113691382 gene encoding probable WRKY transcription factor 32 isoform X1, whose amino-acid sequence MDAKNFNSENNSSSKSPSCEGEDEAAAQNSKYRKEFDENSRGGGGDGYEQVNSKTVDNSSIPVVVAQMSNNRASSTPGTLATVGPSDPHCKFEVAVDNEMQRLEPAAELKDQVGMSYQEEFRIIADQAVPDQTQNQQEPPNGPRSSEPSPTSVTQPISSVPSPTLPEQKMSPGDNRNTSHTSEADKKNSFDPKTLSVVSIQKTPSPDGYNWRKYGQKQVKSPQGSRSYYRCTYSECCAKKIECSDDSNRVMEIVYRSHHNHDPPQKVNCTRGSRHSLSVAPANGSDSSVAPIGATADSVPSTSSKDSIQETVSVPDPIQKDSSDSDDNAETNIKQEREDEPEPSKRLKKTVASCSAPLLKPGKKPKIVVHAAGDVGISADGYRWRKYGQKMVKGNPHPRNYYRCTSAGCPVRKHIERAKDNTNAVIITYKGVHDHDMPVPKKRHGPPSAPLVAAAAPASMSTVQVVKSETIQNQVSATQWSVDKEGGLKGQTLECGGEKNVESARTLLSIGFEIKPC is encoded by the exons ATGGACGCCAAAAATTTCAATTCTGAAAATAATAGTAGCAGCAAAAGCCCGAGCTGCGAAGGAGAAGATGAAGCAGCGGCTCAGAATTCAAAGTACAGAAaagaatttgatgaaaattctcgaggtggtggtggtgatggtTATGAGCAAGTGAATTCTAAAACTGTTGACAACAGTTCAATTCCAGTAGTAGTAGCTCAGATGAGTAATAACAGAGCTTCGTCCACTCCCGGAACCCTAGCTACCGTCGGCCCGAGTGATCCCCACTGCAAATTCG AGGTGGCGGTGGACAATGAAATGCAACGGTTGGAGCCGGCCGCGGAATTGAAG GATCAAGTTGGCATGTCCTACCAAGAAGAATTCAGAATCATTGCAGATCAAGCTGTTCCAGATCAGACACAGAATCAGCAAGAGCCACCTAATGGTCCACGTTCATCAGAACCATCTCCAACTTCTGTTACTCAGCCAATTTCATCCGTTCCAAGTCCTACTCTTCCAGAACAAAAAATGTCACCTGGAGATAACAGAAACACCTCTCACACATCAGAGGCAGACAAAAAGAATTCATTTGACCCAAAAACTTTATCTGTTGTGTCCATTCAAAAAACACCTTCCCCTGACGGCTACAACTGGCGGAAGTATGGTCAAAAGCAAGTTAAGAGTCCTCAAGGCTCTCGGAGTTATTATAGATGCACGTACTCTGAGTGCTGTGCTAAGAAAATTGAATGTTCTGATGATTCTAATCGTGTTATGGAAATTGTTTATAGAAGTCATCACAATCATGATCCTCCTCAAAAAGTAAATTGCACACGGGGAAGCAGGCATTCATTGTCAGTTGCCCCTGCAAATGGGAGTGACTCTTCGGTTGCTCCAATTGGAGCTACAGCTGATTCAGTTCCATCCACTTCTTCAAAAGACTCTATACAGGAAACAGTTAGTGTACCAGATCCAATACAAAAGGATTCCAGTGATTCAGATGATAATGCTGAAACTAATATTAAGCAGGAGCGAGAAGATGAACCTGAACCAAGCAAAAG ATTGAAGAAAACTGTTGCTAGCTGCTCTGCTCCTCTTTTAAAACCTGGAAAGAAACCAAAAATTGTGGTCCATGCTGCTGGTGATGTGGGAATCTCAGCAGATGGCTACAGGTGGCGGAAGTATGGGCAAAAGATGGTCAAGGGGAATCCTCATCCAAG GAACTATTATAGGTGTACTTCAGCAGGATGTCCAGTTCGAAAGCACATTGAGAGGGCCAAAGATAACACAAATGCTGTCATAATAACCTACAAAGGTGTACATGATCATGACATGCCAGTACCAAAGAAACGTCATGGCCCACCTAGTGCTCCActtgttgctgctgctgctcctGCTTCAATGAGCACTGTGCAGGTAGTAAAATCTGAAACCATCCAGAATCAAGTATCTGCCACCCAGTGGTCAGTAGACAAAGAAGGTGGACTGAAAGGTCAGACATTGGAATGTGGAGGTGAGAAGAACGTTGAATCTGCTAGAACTCTGTTAAGTATTGGGTTTGAAATCAAGCCTTGCTGA